A genomic region of Pseudomonas frederiksbergensis contains the following coding sequences:
- a CDS encoding CsiV family protein: MRLFRSLTLLLTLLLTLVAPTAFADSLYQVEMILVRQNAVPAIVSRSAPEDWAAGAQPVTADSLRTPSLNAEAEKLRASSDYTVLLHKAWQQSLGDVESKVSISDGREQYGQFPIEGTLNLKLGRFTDVDANFWVNQFDANGRVTASERLKQESHTKNGQLNYLDNGHLALMIKITSLTATARPPVPDVLPD, from the coding sequence ATGCGCCTGTTTCGCTCATTGACCCTGTTGTTGACCCTGTTGTTGACCCTCGTCGCCCCGACGGCGTTTGCCGACAGCTTGTATCAGGTTGAAATGATCCTGGTCCGCCAGAACGCCGTACCGGCCATTGTCAGCCGCTCCGCGCCGGAAGACTGGGCCGCTGGCGCACAGCCAGTGACCGCCGACAGCCTGCGCACACCAAGCCTCAACGCCGAGGCTGAAAAACTGCGCGCCAGCAGCGATTACACAGTGCTGTTGCACAAGGCCTGGCAACAGAGCCTCGGTGACGTCGAGAGCAAAGTCTCGATCAGCGACGGCCGGGAGCAGTACGGCCAGTTCCCGATCGAAGGCACGCTGAACCTGAAACTCGGCCGCTTCACCGACGTCGACGCGAACTTCTGGGTCAACCAGTTCGACGCCAATGGCCGGGTCACTGCCAGCGAACGACTGAAGCAGGAGAGCCACACCAAGAACGGTCAGCTCAACTACCTCGACAACGGCCACCTGGCTCTGATGATCAAGATCACCTCGCTCACTGCAACTGCGCGTCCACCAGTACCCGACGTTCTCCCGGACTGA
- the mfd gene encoding transcription-repair coupling factor, with amino-acid sequence MPVLRLPLLPAAAGKQHWGNLPGAALSLAIAEAASAAKRFTLLLTADSQSAERLEQELSFFAPDLPVLHFPDWETLPYDLFSPHQDIISQRIASLYRLPELSHGVLVVPITTALHRLAPTKFLLGSSLVLDIGQKLDVEQMRTRLEATGYRCVDTVYEHGEFAVRGALIDLFPMGSKLPYRIDLFDDEIETLRTFDPENQRSIDKVESVRLLPAKEFPLQKEAVTRFKARFRERFDVDFRRCPIFQDLSSGITPAGIEYYLPLFFDETSTLFDYLPQDTQVFSLPGIEQAAENFWNDVRNRYEERRIDPSRPLLPPAELFLPVEDCFARLKSWPRVVASQQDVETGVGRERFPATPLPNLAIEAKANQPLQALSNFLDAFSGRVLFTAESAGRREVLLELLERLKLRPKTVDSWPDFVASKERLAITIAPLDEGLLLDDPALALIAESPLFGQRVMQRRRREKRADANNDAVIKNLTELREAAPVVHIDHGVGRYLGLATLEIDNQAAEFLTLEYAEGAKLYVPVANLHLIARYTGSDDALAPLHRLGSETWQKAKRKAAEQVRDVAAELLDIYARRAAREGYAFADPKADYATFSAGFPFEETPDQQTTIEAVREDMLAPKPMDRLVCGDVGFGKTEVAMRAAFIAVHGGRQVAILVPTTLLAQQHYNSFRDRFADWPVTVEVMSRFKSTKEVNAAVADLAEGKIDIVIGTHKLLQDDVKIKNLGLVIIDEEHRFGVRQKEQLKALRSEVDILTLTATPIPRTLNMAVSGMRDLSIIATPPARRLSVRTFVMEQNKSTVKEALLRELLRGGQVYYLHNDVKTIEKCAADLAELVPEARIGIGHGQMRERELEQVMSDFYHKRFNVLIASTIIETGIDVPSANTIIIERADKFGLAQLHQLRGRVGRSHHQAYAYLLTPPRQQITPDAEKRLEAIANTQDLGAGFVLATNDLEIRGAGELLGDGQSGQIQAVGFTLYMEMLERAVKSIRKGEQPNLDQPLGGGPEINLRLPALIPEDYLPDVHARLILYKRIASATDEEGLKDLQVEMIDRFGLLPEPTKNLVRMTLLKLQAEQLGIKKVDGGPQGGRIEFDAQTPVDPLVLIKLIQGQPNRYKFEGATMFKFMVPMERPEERFNTVEALFERLTPKTA; translated from the coding sequence GTGCCCGTTCTGCGTCTACCGCTTCTCCCTGCCGCGGCAGGTAAACAGCATTGGGGCAACCTGCCCGGTGCCGCCCTGAGCCTGGCCATCGCCGAGGCCGCCAGCGCTGCCAAGCGCTTTACCCTGCTACTGACCGCCGACAGCCAAAGTGCCGAACGGCTGGAACAGGAGCTGAGTTTCTTCGCCCCCGATTTGCCGGTGCTGCATTTCCCGGACTGGGAAACCCTGCCTTACGACCTGTTTTCGCCGCATCAGGACATTATATCCCAGCGCATCGCCAGCCTGTATCGCCTGCCCGAGTTGAGCCATGGCGTTTTGGTAGTGCCGATCACCACCGCCCTACATCGCCTGGCACCGACCAAATTCCTGCTCGGCAGCAGCCTGGTACTGGACATCGGCCAGAAGCTCGACGTCGAGCAAATGCGCACGCGGTTGGAGGCCACCGGCTATCGCTGTGTCGACACGGTGTATGAGCACGGCGAGTTTGCGGTGCGCGGCGCGCTGATCGACCTGTTCCCGATGGGCAGCAAACTGCCCTACCGCATCGACCTGTTCGATGACGAAATCGAGACCCTGCGTACCTTCGACCCGGAAAACCAGCGCTCCATCGATAAGGTCGAATCGGTTCGGCTGCTGCCAGCCAAAGAGTTCCCACTGCAAAAGGAAGCCGTGACCCGCTTCAAGGCACGCTTCCGTGAGCGCTTCGATGTCGATTTCCGGCGCTGCCCGATCTTTCAGGACCTGAGCAGCGGGATTACACCGGCCGGTATCGAGTACTACTTACCGCTGTTCTTTGACGAAACCTCCACGCTGTTCGACTACCTGCCGCAGGACACCCAGGTGTTTTCCCTGCCTGGTATCGAACAGGCGGCGGAAAACTTCTGGAACGATGTGCGCAACCGCTACGAAGAGCGCCGTATTGATCCATCCCGGCCGTTGTTGCCGCCAGCCGAACTGTTCCTGCCGGTGGAAGACTGCTTCGCGCGCCTCAAGAGTTGGCCACGGGTGGTTGCCAGCCAGCAAGACGTCGAAACCGGTGTCGGCCGCGAGCGCTTTCCGGCCACGCCGCTGCCGAACCTCGCCATCGAAGCCAAGGCCAACCAACCGCTGCAAGCGCTGTCGAACTTCCTCGATGCGTTTTCCGGTCGCGTGCTGTTTACCGCCGAGTCGGCCGGTCGCCGCGAAGTGCTGCTGGAACTGCTCGAACGCCTGAAGCTGCGGCCGAAAACCGTCGACAGCTGGCCGGATTTCGTCGCCAGTAAAGAACGCCTGGCGATCACCATCGCACCGCTGGATGAAGGTCTGCTGCTGGACGATCCGGCCCTGGCACTGATCGCCGAAAGTCCGCTGTTTGGTCAGCGAGTGATGCAGCGCCGCCGCCGCGAGAAGCGTGCCGATGCCAATAACGATGCAGTGATCAAAAACCTCACCGAACTGCGCGAAGCCGCGCCGGTGGTGCATATCGATCATGGCGTTGGCCGTTATTTGGGCCTCGCGACCCTGGAAATCGACAACCAGGCCGCCGAGTTCCTGACCCTCGAATACGCCGAGGGTGCCAAGCTTTATGTGCCTGTGGCCAACCTGCATTTGATCGCCCGCTACACCGGCAGCGATGACGCACTGGCGCCGCTGCACCGCCTCGGCTCCGAGACCTGGCAGAAAGCCAAACGCAAGGCTGCCGAACAGGTCCGCGATGTCGCCGCCGAGTTGCTCGACATCTATGCTCGTCGTGCAGCCCGCGAAGGTTATGCCTTCGCCGACCCGAAAGCTGATTACGCGACCTTCAGCGCCGGTTTCCCGTTCGAAGAAACTCCCGACCAGCAAACCACCATCGAAGCAGTGCGCGAAGACATGCTCGCACCGAAACCGATGGATCGACTGGTCTGCGGTGACGTCGGCTTCGGCAAGACCGAAGTGGCGATGCGCGCGGCATTCATTGCCGTGCACGGCGGACGTCAGGTCGCGATTCTGGTGCCGACCACCCTGCTCGCCCAACAGCACTACAACAGCTTCCGCGACCGCTTCGCCGACTGGCCAGTGACCGTGGAAGTGATGAGTCGCTTCAAGTCGACCAAGGAAGTGAATGCCGCCGTCGCCGATCTCGCCGAAGGCAAGATCGACATCGTCATCGGCACACACAAGCTGCTGCAAGACGACGTGAAGATCAAAAACCTCGGGCTGGTGATCATCGACGAAGAACACCGTTTTGGTGTTCGTCAGAAGGAACAGCTCAAGGCTCTGCGCAGCGAAGTCGACATCCTGACCCTGACCGCCACGCCGATTCCGCGCACGCTGAACATGGCGGTGTCAGGCATGCGCGATCTGTCGATCATCGCCACACCTCCAGCGCGACGCTTGTCGGTACGCACCTTCGTCATGGAACAGAACAAGAGCACGGTCAAAGAGGCCCTGCTCCGTGAATTGCTGCGTGGCGGCCAGGTTTATTACCTGCACAATGACGTGAAAACCATCGAGAAATGCGCCGCCGACCTGGCTGAACTGGTGCCGGAAGCACGGATCGGTATCGGTCACGGGCAGATGCGCGAGCGCGAACTCGAACAAGTGATGAGCGACTTCTACCACAAGCGCTTCAACGTGCTGATCGCCTCGACCATCATCGAGACCGGCATTGACGTGCCAAGCGCCAATACCATCATCATCGAGCGTGCCGACAAGTTCGGTCTGGCGCAGTTGCACCAACTGCGTGGCCGCGTCGGTCGCAGTCACCACCAGGCTTACGCCTACCTGCTGACACCACCGCGCCAACAGATCACGCCAGACGCGGAAAAACGTCTGGAAGCGATCGCCAATACTCAGGATCTCGGCGCAGGCTTCGTGCTTGCCACCAACGATCTGGAAATCCGTGGCGCCGGCGAACTGCTGGGCGATGGTCAGAGCGGGCAGATCCAGGCTGTCGGCTTCACCCTGTACATGGAAATGCTCGAACGCGCGGTGAAATCCATCCGCAAGGGCGAGCAGCCAAACCTCGATCAACCGCTGGGTGGCGGCCCGGAAATCAACCTGCGCTTGCCGGCGCTGATCCCGGAAGACTACCTGCCGGACGTCCACGCACGACTGATCCTCTACAAACGCATCGCTTCGGCGACCGACGAGGAGGGTCTCAAAGACCTGCAAGTGGAGATGATCGATCGCTTCGGCCTGCTGCCCGAACCGACCAAGAACCTGGTGCGCATGACCTTGCTGAAACTGCAGGCCGAGCAACTGGGGATCAAGAAAGTCGATGGCGGTCCGCAAGGCGGTCGTATCGAGTTCGACGCGCAAACGCCGGTCGATCCGCTGGTGCTGATCAAGCTGATCCAGGGCCAACCCAACCGCTACAAATTCGAAGGCGCCACGATGTTCAAATTCATGGTGCCGATGGAGCGCCCGGAAGAGCGCTTTAATACAGTGGAGGCGCTGTTTGAGCGCCTTACTCCAAAAACTGCTTGA
- the ampC gene encoding class C beta-lactamase, translated as MRLIKKRCAASLLLACTASFGNLAMANAEPSAIDSIVQDAAQKVMQQYNIPGLAIAVTANGKQQFYNFGVASKETQQKVTSDTLFEIGSISKTFTVTLATYAEVNGQLSLTDHPGKYLPALAGSPFDKVTLVNLATHTAGGFPLQVPDQVQNNQQLMDYFKTWQPTYAPGAQRTYANPSIGALGMIAATSMKMPFAVALEQRLFPELGMPNSFINVPTSKISLYAQGYNKLDAPVRLNSGVLGDEAYSVKTSATDLIRFVEANLGVAKVEAKLSRALMETHKGYFQVGPMTQDLIWEQYDYPVQLSALLEGNADKMIYESHVVTALNPPLSPQEAVWVNKTGSTGGFSAYVAFVPEKKLGIVVLANKSYPNEPRVRLAHRILSELDH; from the coding sequence ATGCGCCTAATCAAAAAGCGTTGTGCAGCGTCTCTTTTACTGGCCTGTACCGCCTCTTTCGGCAACCTCGCCATGGCGAATGCCGAGCCGTCGGCTATCGATAGCATCGTGCAAGATGCCGCTCAGAAGGTCATGCAGCAGTACAACATTCCCGGCCTGGCCATTGCGGTTACGGCTAATGGCAAGCAGCAGTTCTACAACTTCGGCGTGGCCTCAAAGGAAACACAACAGAAGGTCACGAGCGATACGCTGTTTGAAATCGGTTCGATCAGTAAAACCTTCACGGTAACCTTGGCGACCTACGCAGAGGTCAACGGTCAGCTTTCACTCACTGACCACCCCGGCAAGTACCTGCCTGCGCTGGCGGGCAGCCCGTTCGATAAAGTGACACTGGTCAACCTGGCGACCCATACCGCAGGCGGCTTCCCCTTGCAGGTGCCAGATCAGGTACAGAACAACCAACAACTGATGGACTACTTCAAGACGTGGCAGCCGACGTATGCGCCAGGTGCTCAAAGAACCTATGCCAACCCCAGTATCGGGGCGTTGGGCATGATTGCGGCGACCAGCATGAAGATGCCGTTCGCGGTGGCGCTGGAACAGCGACTCTTTCCTGAGCTCGGTATGCCAAACAGCTTCATCAATGTTCCGACGAGCAAAATATCGCTCTATGCTCAGGGTTACAACAAACTGGATGCCCCGGTCAGGTTGAATTCCGGTGTGCTGGGTGACGAGGCCTACTCGGTAAAAACCAGCGCCACGGACCTGATTCGCTTTGTCGAAGCCAATCTGGGAGTCGCAAAGGTCGAAGCAAAACTCAGTCGCGCGCTGATGGAGACGCACAAGGGCTATTTCCAGGTAGGCCCCATGACTCAAGACCTGATCTGGGAGCAGTACGACTACCCGGTGCAGCTGAGCGCGCTGCTTGAAGGCAACGCCGACAAGATGATTTACGAAAGCCATGTCGTCACAGCATTAAACCCGCCCCTGTCACCGCAGGAAGCGGTTTGGGTCAACAAGACGGGTTCCACCGGCGGGTTCTCTGCCTATGTGGCTTTCGTCCCCGAGAAGAAGCTTGGCATTGTGGTGCTGGCCAACAAGAGCTACCCCAACGAGCCCCGGGTTCGCCTGGCGCATCGAATCCTGAGCGAGCTGGATCACTGA
- a CDS encoding glyceraldehyde-3-phosphate dehydrogenase, translated as MWKVPVTQKPDQCLGEWIDREALAEAMIPLIGQLYRNNNVVSSIYGRSLINQSVIAILKAHRFARHRQSDDAELSVHETFPLLKAMSELKLGAASVDLGKLAVKFKTEGNGRTAEQFVREEMADVVGQQNASARKGTDVVLYGFGRIGRLLARILIEKTGGGDGLRLRAIVVRKGAENDLTKRASLLRRDSVHGSFNGTITIDEANSTITANGNLIQVIYAKNPTEVDYTQYGINNALLVDNTGVWRDAEGLGQHLTCPGIDRVVLTAPGKGKLKNIVHGINHGEITADDKIVSAASCTTNAIVPVLKAVNDKFGIVNGHVETVHSYTNDQNLIDNFHKGDRRGRSAALNMVITETGAATAAAKALPELAGKLTGNAIRVPTPNVSMAILNLNLEKAATREEMNEYLRYMALHSDLHKQIDFVNSQEVVSTDFVGSRHAGVVDAEATICQDNRVVLYVWYDNEFGYSCQVVRVMEDMAGVNPPAFPR; from the coding sequence ATGTGGAAGGTTCCCGTGACTCAGAAGCCCGACCAGTGTCTTGGTGAATGGATCGACCGTGAAGCACTCGCAGAAGCGATGATTCCGCTTATCGGTCAGCTTTACCGCAATAACAACGTGGTGAGCTCGATCTATGGCCGCAGCCTGATCAACCAGTCTGTCATCGCGATTCTCAAAGCTCACCGCTTTGCTCGCCATCGTCAGTCCGATGACGCCGAACTGTCCGTTCACGAAACATTCCCGCTGCTCAAGGCGATGAGCGAGCTCAAACTCGGCGCCGCTTCGGTAGACCTGGGCAAGCTGGCGGTCAAATTCAAGACCGAAGGCAATGGTCGCACTGCCGAGCAGTTCGTCCGCGAAGAAATGGCCGATGTAGTGGGTCAGCAAAACGCTAGCGCACGCAAAGGCACCGACGTTGTGCTGTACGGCTTCGGTCGTATCGGCCGTCTGCTGGCACGCATCCTGATCGAAAAAACCGGTGGTGGCGACGGCCTGCGTCTGCGCGCCATCGTTGTGCGCAAAGGCGCTGAAAACGACCTGACCAAACGCGCCAGCCTGCTGCGTCGCGATTCGGTTCACGGTTCGTTCAATGGCACCATCACCATCGATGAAGCCAACAGCACCATCACCGCCAACGGCAACCTGATCCAGGTTATCTACGCGAAGAACCCGACTGAAGTGGACTACACCCAGTACGGCATCAACAACGCTCTGCTGGTGGACAACACCGGTGTATGGCGTGACGCCGAGGGCCTGGGCCAGCACCTGACCTGCCCGGGTATCGATCGCGTTGTTCTGACTGCGCCTGGCAAAGGCAAGCTGAAGAACATCGTTCACGGCATCAACCACGGCGAAATCACCGCTGACGACAAAATCGTTTCCGCGGCCTCTTGCACCACCAACGCCATCGTGCCGGTGCTGAAGGCTGTGAATGACAAGTTTGGCATCGTCAACGGTCACGTTGAAACGGTTCACTCGTACACCAACGACCAGAACCTGATCGACAACTTCCACAAAGGCGATCGCCGTGGTCGTAGCGCCGCGTTGAACATGGTAATCACCGAGACCGGTGCTGCTACCGCTGCTGCCAAGGCCCTGCCTGAGCTGGCCGGCAAGCTGACCGGTAACGCGATCCGTGTTCCAACGCCGAACGTGTCGATGGCAATCCTCAACCTGAACCTTGAGAAAGCCGCCACCCGTGAAGAGATGAACGAGTACCTGCGCTACATGGCGCTGCACTCCGATCTGCATAAGCAAATCGACTTCGTCAACTCGCAGGAAGTGGTTTCCACTGACTTCGTTGGCTCGCGCCACGCAGGCGTGGTGGACGCTGAAGCGACCATTTGCCAAGACAACCGCGTTGTTCTGTACGTTTGGTACGACAACGAATTCGGTTACAGCTGCCAGGTGGTTCGCGTGATGGAAGACATGGCTGGTGTAAACCCGCCGGCATTCCCGCGCTAA
- a CDS encoding DEAD/DEAH box helicase has protein sequence MPPSLSKPLAPSWVSRFKEQSLERGRRYALENRARIVEAGDSTVTASCEGSGGNVYRQTITLRESAKGTLLLVDATCSCPVRVNCKHCAAVLLKVQETLEYPAAAKDAELLEKLQAVLENRTPAPLPQQWVDNVQPVPRLWLASIEFSAFEPRNGKMQRYIQHRAALSFSYLDEYVSGQKNTDILIRQEQQTLRIKRQPDVEKAYREQLRILGFKVATRQSKALPESAGELYEMVNDSAWLTFTLNELPTLRTQGWELQIDEDFGFDLTAVDDWYATVEEAPERDWFDLELGIIVNGERLSLLPILLNLMRSHTEILNPERLAKRRDDELILVSIPHRPNSEYGPLQVALPFGRLKPVLATLGEFYLQEPGETRLRLSSADATRLNPLEDMPLLWEGGEHIRTFAQRLRDIKDYAAEAPEGLNATLRPYQLEGLSWMQSLRQLEVGGILADDMGLGKTLQTLAHVLTEKNAGRLDRPSIVVMPTSLIPNWLDEAAHFAPQLKVLALYGAGRKKHFEHLAEYDLILTTYALLPKDVERLAAQPLHMLVLDEAQYIKNPNSKAAHAARMLNARQRLCLSGTPLENHLGELWSLFHFLLPGWLGDVKSFNRDYRVPIEKRASDVRLQHLNGRIKPFLLRRTKEQVATELPPKTEIVHWVELNEAQRDVYETMRLAMDKKVRDEITRKGVARSQIIILEALLKLRQVCCDLRLVNEAALPTRGSTSGKLDSLMDMLEELFEEGRKILLFSQFTSMLSLIEDELNKRGIAYALLTGQTRDRRTPVKDFQSGKRQIFLISLKAGGVGLNLTEADTVIHYDPWWNPATENQATDRAYRIGQEKPVFVYKMIARGTVEEKIQHLQKEKSDLAAGVLDGRTTGDWKLQSDDIEALFAPLPDKQGKR, from the coding sequence ATGCCCCCGAGCCTGAGCAAACCCCTGGCCCCTTCCTGGGTCAGCCGATTCAAGGAACAAAGCCTGGAGCGTGGCCGCCGCTACGCACTGGAAAATCGCGCCAGGATCGTCGAGGCCGGCGACAGCACCGTCACCGCCAGTTGCGAAGGCTCTGGCGGCAATGTTTACCGTCAGACCATTACGCTGCGCGAATCCGCCAAAGGCACGCTGTTATTGGTTGATGCAACGTGCAGCTGCCCGGTACGCGTGAACTGCAAGCATTGCGCTGCGGTGCTGCTCAAAGTCCAGGAAACCCTTGAGTACCCAGCCGCAGCCAAAGACGCCGAGCTGCTGGAAAAGCTTCAGGCCGTCCTCGAAAACCGCACGCCCGCGCCTTTGCCGCAACAGTGGGTGGATAACGTACAACCGGTGCCGCGCCTGTGGTTGGCAAGCATCGAGTTCAGCGCCTTTGAACCGCGCAACGGCAAAATGCAGCGCTACATCCAGCACCGTGCCGCGCTGTCCTTCAGCTATTTGGATGAATACGTCAGCGGGCAGAAAAATACCGACATCCTGATCCGACAGGAACAGCAAACGCTGCGGATCAAACGCCAGCCGGACGTCGAAAAGGCCTACCGGGAACAGTTGCGAATCCTTGGATTCAAGGTCGCGACGAGGCAAAGCAAAGCCTTGCCGGAAAGCGCCGGCGAACTCTATGAGATGGTCAACGACAGCGCCTGGCTGACCTTCACCCTCAATGAGCTGCCCACGTTGCGCACCCAAGGCTGGGAGCTGCAAATTGACGAAGACTTCGGCTTTGACCTGACGGCGGTCGATGACTGGTACGCCACGGTCGAAGAGGCGCCGGAACGCGACTGGTTTGATCTGGAACTGGGGATTATCGTCAATGGCGAGCGCCTCAGTCTGCTGCCAATCCTGCTGAACCTGATGCGCTCGCATACCGAAATCCTCAATCCGGAACGCCTGGCCAAGCGCCGCGACGACGAGTTGATTCTGGTGAGCATCCCGCACCGTCCGAACTCCGAATACGGCCCGTTGCAGGTCGCGCTGCCGTTCGGTCGTTTGAAACCGGTGCTGGCGACCCTTGGCGAGTTTTACCTGCAAGAGCCCGGCGAAACCAGGTTGCGCCTGAGCAGCGCCGACGCCACCCGCCTGAATCCGCTGGAAGATATGCCCCTGCTCTGGGAAGGTGGCGAGCACATCCGCACCTTCGCCCAGCGCCTGCGTGACATCAAGGACTACGCAGCCGAGGCGCCCGAAGGGCTGAACGCCACATTACGGCCTTATCAGCTTGAAGGCTTGAGCTGGATGCAGTCGCTGCGGCAACTGGAAGTCGGCGGCATTCTTGCGGACGACATGGGTCTAGGCAAAACCCTACAGACCCTGGCGCATGTGCTGACCGAGAAAAACGCCGGACGCCTCGACCGGCCGAGCATAGTGGTCATGCCCACCAGCCTGATTCCCAACTGGCTCGACGAAGCGGCGCACTTTGCCCCGCAGCTCAAAGTACTGGCGCTGTATGGCGCCGGACGTAAAAAACACTTTGAGCATTTGGCCGAGTACGACCTGATTCTCACCACCTACGCGCTGCTGCCCAAGGATGTCGAACGCCTGGCGGCGCAACCATTGCACATGCTGGTGCTCGACGAAGCGCAATACATCAAGAACCCCAACAGCAAGGCCGCTCATGCAGCGCGAATGCTCAATGCCCGGCAGCGCCTGTGCCTGAGCGGCACACCGCTGGAAAATCACTTGGGTGAGCTGTGGTCGCTGTTTCACTTCCTGCTGCCCGGTTGGCTGGGCGACGTGAAAAGCTTCAATCGTGATTACCGCGTGCCAATCGAAAAACGTGCCAGCGACGTACGACTGCAACACCTGAACGGTCGGATCAAACCGTTTCTGTTGCGCCGAACCAAGGAACAGGTCGCCACTGAGTTGCCGCCAAAAACCGAGATTGTCCACTGGGTCGAGCTTAACGAAGCGCAGCGTGACGTTTATGAAACCATGCGCCTGGCCATGGACAAGAAAGTCCGCGACGAAATCACCCGCAAAGGCGTGGCGCGTAGCCAGATCATCATTCTTGAGGCGCTGCTCAAGCTACGTCAGGTGTGCTGCGATCTGCGCCTGGTCAATGAGGCCGCCCTGCCCACTCGCGGCAGCACCTCGGGCAAGCTCGACAGCCTGATGGACATGCTTGAGGAACTGTTCGAAGAAGGCCGCAAAATCCTGCTATTTTCACAGTTCACCTCGATGCTGTCCCTGATCGAAGATGAGCTGAATAAACGCGGTATTGCTTACGCACTATTGACCGGGCAAACCCGCGATCGACGCACTCCCGTGAAAGACTTCCAGAGCGGAAAGCGCCAGATCTTTCTGATCAGCCTGAAAGCGGGCGGCGTTGGCCTTAACCTGACGGAAGCCGACACGGTGATTCACTACGACCCGTGGTGGAACCCGGCGACAGAAAACCAGGCCACCGACCGCGCTTACCGGATCGGCCAAGAGAAGCCGGTGTTCGTCTACAAGATGATTGCTCGCGGGACCGTCGAAGAGAAAATCCAGCATTTGCAGAAGGAAAAATCCGACCTGGCGGCCGGCGTACTGGATGGGCGCACGACCGGGGACTGGAAGCTGCAGAGCGACGATATTGAAGCGTTGTTTGCGCCGCTACCGGACAAACAAGGCAAACGCTAA